In a genomic window of Marinifilum sp. JC120:
- a CDS encoding cytochrome C: protein MEEKRTSKQCGGVLPFFIGVLASLIVGWWVFPQVIYSQKTQPIDFSHKVHVEDEGMDCESCHMFMEDGSFAGLPSNEQCAECHEDVLGESEAEEIYVTEYLQKGVEVPWLVYQYQPDNVYFSHMAHQGFECTDCHPDVGNSDTLPTYYENRISGYSKQTMKMWQCERCHAEVGTSNACYVCHK from the coding sequence ATGGAGGAGAAAAGAACATCGAAGCAGTGTGGAGGAGTTCTTCCTTTCTTCATCGGTGTCCTTGCGAGCCTGATCGTCGGCTGGTGGGTTTTCCCGCAGGTTATTTATAGCCAGAAGACTCAGCCGATCGATTTCAGCCACAAGGTCCATGTTGAAGATGAAGGTATGGACTGTGAGTCATGTCACATGTTTATGGAAGACGGATCCTTTGCAGGACTGCCTTCCAACGAGCAGTGTGCTGAGTGTCACGAAGATGTCCTCGGTGAATCAGAAGCCGAAGAAATTTACGTGACCGAGTACCTGCAGAAGGGTGTGGAAGTTCCCTGGTTGGTTTATCAGTACCAGCCTGATAACGTTTACTTTTCGCACATGGCACACCAAGGCTTCGAGTGTACAGATTGCCATCCCGACGTAGGCAATAGCGACACGCTGCCGACGTATTACGAAAACAGAATCAGCGGTTACAGCAAGCAGACCATGAAGATGTGGCAGTGTGAACGCTGTCATGCGGAAGTTGGTACCAGCAACGCATGTTACGTCTGCCATAAGTAA